In a single window of the Elaeis guineensis isolate ETL-2024a chromosome 8, EG11, whole genome shotgun sequence genome:
- the LOC105050794 gene encoding probable small nuclear ribonucleoprotein F isoform X3, which translates to MATVPVNPKPFLNNLTGKPVIVKLKWGMEYKGYLVSVDSYMNLQLANTEEYIDGQFSGNLGEILIRCNNVLYLRGVPEDEEIEDAE; encoded by the exons ACAGTTCCAGTTAACCCAAAACCATTCTTGAACAATTTGACTGGGAAGCCTGTGATTGTGAAATTGAAGTGGGGGATGGAATACAAAG GTTATCTTGTCTCAGTAGATTCCTATATGAACTTGCAG CTAGCCAACACTGAAGAATACATTGATGGGCAATTCTCAGGAAATCTTGGGGAGATACTGATAAG ATGCAACAATGTGCTGTACCTCCGTGGTGTACCGGAggatgaagaaattgaagatgctGAATGA
- the LOC105050794 gene encoding uncharacterized protein isoform X4, translated as MEYKGYLVSVDSYMNLQLANTEEYIDGQFSGNLGEILISRWTSNAMSEIRTVHNSEQNFERLSCKNFRKHHRKSSTSFVIKSARC; from the exons ATGGAATACAAAG GTTATCTTGTCTCAGTAGATTCCTATATGAACTTGCAG CTAGCCAACACTGAAGAATACATTGATGGGCAATTCTCAGGAAATCTTGGGGAGATACTGATAAG TAGGTGGACTTCTAATGCGATGAGTGAAATCAGGACTGTTCATAATAGTGAGCAGAATTTTGAAAGATTGTCATGCAAAAATTTTAGGAAGCATCATCGCAAATCCTCAACTTCATTTGTTATCAAATCTGCAAGGTGCTGA
- the LOC105050794 gene encoding probable small nuclear ribonucleoprotein F isoform X1 has product MATVPVNPKPFLNNLTGKPVIVKLKWGMEYKGYLVSVDSYMNLQLANTEEYIDGQFSGNLGEILISRWTSNAMSEIRTVHNSEQNFERLSCKNFRKHHRKSSTSFVIKSARC; this is encoded by the exons ACAGTTCCAGTTAACCCAAAACCATTCTTGAACAATTTGACTGGGAAGCCTGTGATTGTGAAATTGAAGTGGGGGATGGAATACAAAG GTTATCTTGTCTCAGTAGATTCCTATATGAACTTGCAG CTAGCCAACACTGAAGAATACATTGATGGGCAATTCTCAGGAAATCTTGGGGAGATACTGATAAG TAGGTGGACTTCTAATGCGATGAGTGAAATCAGGACTGTTCATAATAGTGAGCAGAATTTTGAAAGATTGTCATGCAAAAATTTTAGGAAGCATCATCGCAAATCCTCAACTTCATTTGTTATCAAATCTGCAAGGTGCTGA
- the LOC105050794 gene encoding probable small nuclear ribonucleoprotein F isoform X2 produces the protein MATVPVNPKPFLNNLTGKPVIVKLKWGMEYKGYLVSVDSYMNLQLANTEEYIDGQFSGNLGEILIRWTSNAMSEIRTVHNSEQNFERLSCKNFRKHHRKSSTSFVIKSARC, from the exons ACAGTTCCAGTTAACCCAAAACCATTCTTGAACAATTTGACTGGGAAGCCTGTGATTGTGAAATTGAAGTGGGGGATGGAATACAAAG GTTATCTTGTCTCAGTAGATTCCTATATGAACTTGCAG CTAGCCAACACTGAAGAATACATTGATGGGCAATTCTCAGGAAATCTTGGGGAGATACTGATAAG GTGGACTTCTAATGCGATGAGTGAAATCAGGACTGTTCATAATAGTGAGCAGAATTTTGAAAGATTGTCATGCAAAAATTTTAGGAAGCATCATCGCAAATCCTCAACTTCATTTGTTATCAAATCTGCAAGGTGCTGA